Genomic segment of Perca flavescens isolate YP-PL-M2 chromosome 7, PFLA_1.0, whole genome shotgun sequence:
CATTAACCTCCTGGTGGGGGGGATGGGGGTCAGGGGCATCAAAGTGGCAGGATCACTGCATACTTGCCCAGCAATCTTACTATGGGGGTCTGGAGCCGCAGCGTCTCACCCCCTAATGAGAGGCCATGACAtgaacacatccacacacagttTGACCCCTCAGGACCAGCTGGAAAAGAGAGTCTGACATGCCTCTcccaaccctcctcctcctcctcccccacgGGCCTCCTCCATTCCTCTCCCAAACTCCACATATTCCAGccacagagcagcagctcgcACTCACCACTAGCCAGCTCATGTCTCACCTCTGAAATACACCTAAAATCCAGAGGGAGAACAACAGAGGAATGGAGAGAAAGATAGCGATAAAAAAGATGTTATTTAAGTCAGGAGCACAATTaatgattattataattatcaATCTATCTgccaaatatttttttcaactaACTTATTAGGCagaacttaataaaaaaaacttgattttctAAAGCATAGGTAATgtctttaaattgcttgttttgtccaaccaacaatTTAAAACCCCATGACTATCAATCAACTATCAATAAACAGTTACAAATCCACACAACTGACAACCCGGGTATGTTTTGTACTTTGGCTTAAATGTCTTAAACAAGTACCATAATTGATTCAAATTAGTTGCTAATTGACTTTCTGTCTAACTGTCAAGATCAGGTAGTCTGAAGGGGATTCATTTTCCTTGCAGCTGAGGCTCAGACTTCTTTGATGCCTGCAATTTTGACAAATCTGAAATTGAACTAGTAATCAATTAAAATCTGAATGCAATGTATTTGTCTATCCCTGTAATCTGCACAAATCCCTTGTTAAATTGGTCGTTAATGTCTTTTAAGTACAGTTGATTATGATTTTAAGGTGTCTAGTGTGTTTTGGGCCTGTGATAAAGATTACGAAGGCAAGCAGAACGCTTACATTCCAGTGCATTCTTGCAGTTACacaattaatttgcattttgtaTGAGGTATCATTAACAAGAGATAtataaagagaaaaacaaaaaccccaaaacaaaCAATTCAGTCAATCAACACAACTGATGGGCACAGGCAAGCACACTCAGAGGCATGTGGGAGGGAGAGGGTGTGAgtcaggagagagaaagaaaagggagggagaggggctTTGAGATAGCTTTCTGCCAGAAAGGCAAGTGCAGCAGGGGTGCAGGGTCGAGGGAAGAGGCACCTTGCAACAGCTGGTCTCAATTATCCATGGAGGGGCTGCTGAGTGTACAggagcatgtgtgtttgcaagtgtgtgtgtgtaaggttgAGGTATCGCAGGGGGACGGCTGAGACCACTGGCGCCAGGAGGGGAGCAACAGGTCAGCGAGGATGAAGATTATAAAAATACTAGCAGGCAGTTGGCCTTGGTCCTGCCGGCAccacagtgtgagtgtgtgtggtggatATTCCATGCCTGCCACAGTGCCACAGGATgtggaagagtgtgtgtgtgtgtgtgtgtgtgtgtgtgtgtgtgtgtgtgtgtgtgtgtgtgtgtgtgtgtgtgtgtgtgtgtgtgtgtgtgaacccaCAGTGCATCAGTGCGGTGTGCTTCTGCATACATCCTGTAAGATAACTTTCCTGATTGAATAACATGGGCTCATCTCATGTTTTTATCAATCAATTGTGcagaaaacaaaatgtctcAGTATATCAgatgtatacttttttttttttaagaatatcACTATATCAAAATATGTAATATCTAACTTAGGCTATAGATcacaagttaaaaaaatatttagtgaTTAAGGGTATTGAtagtaaaataattaaatgaagaaTGGATGAAGAAATGAAATCCCAGTAGAACCAGTTACCTTTCTGTCACAAACCCACTtattcttttaaaataattaatattgTGACAAATACGTGTCCTATATTCTTATACAATTTGAAGCAACAAAAAATCTTTTGTAACAATTATAAATTATCTTGAAAAGAGTTGAGCACAATGATAGATGATCAGATGCTTGGGAGCCCATGAGTGTATGACTCCCTCTGCTGTTGAACAAGTGTTATTACAGGAGGGCACAACAGAGTTTTCGCATTCAGCCTCTCTTATTCATTTACATTACTGAATGTCTTTATAGTACAATGTCATTTGCAGTGTTGAAAGAACATTTACTTTAAATGTCATGCTACTTTTTAcatttacttcactacatttcagagggaaatagtCTACTtttagctttagttactagttatgaTTTTACATAGAAAACATGATCATCTAaaacaaagttgttttttttaactcttggCAAAGATAGGCAGTGTCCGCCTCTGTTGTGTGTATTCAGCGTTATTCTTTACCCGTCCACCAGATGCTCTCAGACTTTTCTCCTTTCATCGCAGATCCTGCCACTTCCATTCGCCCTGCAATCACTTCATTCCCCTTACCTGAGCTTCCGCGCCCATCTCCCCCGTCTGCTTACCTGCCGACCCATACCTGCACCTGCATGCCTGCCTGACAACCTAATTGTGTCTGCTCTAAGCTTATTTGTATTTTCAACTGgtcattaaaacatgtaaaacattTAACCTTATGTCAGCCATAGGCCTACAGTACAGATCTGCACGTGGGTCCTTCTCCTGTGGCCTCACACTCAGCTGCCTCACAGTCAGCCACTGTAAAAAGTTGACATACAGACTCTAAACATAAATAAGATTAAACGATATAAAATTGTTAAGGCTGAATCCTCAAGAAAGTCTGTGTGCAGGCCAACATTTGAACAGCAGTGTTGCATGTGAACACAAGTGATGCTATTTCAAAAGATTGTGCCAAATGTAAAGAATTGTGTTGcgtttgaaagaaaaaaaaaccgtGGTTTAGAACTGCAATAGAGTGTAGCCTAAAGCAGGATAATAATAGGCAGAATTGGTTTAAAGTGTTGGTAGCCCACGAGATAGATTGTGTTCATTGTGTCTCAAGAACTACAATTCCATAgtgtaaacaattgagaaaTACTGTAAGAAACTGACTGATGAAAGTAATAGAGTTTCCGGTCACATTTCCCCATCTCACCAAAAGCCGTAAAATTAGACCGCGCTCGTATTCTCACGTTTACGGTAAATGAAAGGTCAAGGCGTGAGGTTGATGCTTGTGGCGACTTTTGACGAGTTCATCACTTGCTGGATCACTATGGGAGTACTTCCATCCATGGAGTAGCCTACTCAGTAGCAATAGTCTACAGAAAACGATTGGCCTGGACTCCTGCCTATAGCTTAAATAACAGAAAAGACATTTATGCCAATCTTCCAACATTActtcatttttcatttgcagGTGCTGCAAAAACagcaattttaataaaaaataaaaattaacttTCAATTAAATTAGTTTTCATCTaattctgaaaatgaaaacaaatatatttgatacattttaattaacaagATAAATACACTATATaggtataaaataaaatgcagtgaAATAAATTATTCCAAATGTACCATACAGTACACCTTAgacttgcattgccagacctacctccacagtgctgcggaggtcGGGCTCGTCCacatacattccaggataggagaaaaaaactgcTCTGGGTTGTTTCATTCCTTTAAACCACGGGTGTCAAACTTtgtttcactaagggccacgctggaaaataagaatcacatcaagggccagacatgtttagtttattcacatacttttatttcatcgaaaaagtcaaatatctttgactgtattattgcgtCTCATATCTTGTCACTTACagcttggtcgacataaagccccaaaCAAGTAAGTtagctattaaaaaaaaaggcgacaaaaacatcggaagaAAAGTTGGAATCTGCGACAAAAGACGTtggaaaaagtgtcaaaaacgttAAAGAAAAGCGCCAAAGCatcggcaaaagtgacaaaaacttaagaaaaagtgacaaaacgttaaaaaagtgagacaaaaactaggtgggccaaaatgcattatgaacctaaaattgatatgcgggccggatcaaaatctgcgataggccggatttggcccacgggccttgagtttgacacatgtgctttaaaccaatcacaactgtcctGGGAGGCGCTGATTTCTGGACACAGCGAAGgtcggtggctctgcaaaatggactcggtaaggaacttgttttggtggaacatttgcacccgtgaaagatacaatattaaatgaagttaactctTCACACAATACATTAATGTATGCTATATAAATTATGAAGATtcatggttaaacataatttacTCTTACCAGGGTAtcgctgtgtgtattttgtccatagcaaatccctGCCAAtctgtcccaaaatgtcccagttagatagtaggCGTATGCCATAAAGATATTCCTTGTAAATCAATCATTCCCATGCTGGAAataccaacaaaaaaacaaaatgctggAAATATGGAAATTCTGACTTCCCAGTCTTCCATAgatgtattacagttttttccaattgctaacacactaaaatgacatgcatagcacaattatttaaactaacacacagagagcaaaacctcttctcaagtctccaaaagtctaaacacattttctgctttacacacattttgcaattcaaaatggcactttttaaatgcactgaacacggttctctgcataagacacaagaatctgacataaagtcacatgtttgccatttcaaaacactgccattcaaaatgacactacatGAGCTAATTGACCAATATATGTGAAGGCCAAACACCTCAATGGTTAATTGTTACCACTTCAATCAGGAAGTAAGCACTATGAAAAAACCACAGGTGATTTTTTTGTGCAGATATTGTATAATTTTGTAGATATGTTTTctgcaattttatttttttagtttactgttttttgtgagcatatttttgttcagtccaatgtaaatatatctgctgtgcataagttgcactgacttgtttggtgaaaaataaatttttcaacagcatatgtgtgtatctgcaaatatgtctgtaggcctacatgtgaacaatctgaagaattttctacaatttgaactattttagtattatggGCAAAGCATACTAAAGATGAGAGTGTTTTTCATTATGCCCAACAGTGTTTAGTTGGTTAGACAATAATCTGGTAACATGAATGACATCTgtgccatttggtgcaaaagtttgatttagataatgctatatgtagttttggttgcagtggtacattttgcaggatatatgaggtatttttcagtttgggtgtgtggttttgtgaattgtgttaagtattttgataaaaccagtctagtttgcaaaattgtattttagcaattggaaaaaactatAATTCTTCCCCTCTTCCCAGTCCCACTTCATTTACCGTAAATATTAGAATACGGTTGCAGTCTGATATTTGACCGCGGAAATGCGGTTGTAGCCTACGTTCGTTCTTCAAGGAAGTAAGAGCTAAACTTAACGGTTAAGTGATATGGCTATGCATGTTCAGTAGGCTTAACAAGAGCGTAGATAATGGATGGATTGATGAAAGTGAACGGATTTAAAGTCCTTGGCCAATGAGGTAGGTAAATGGGCGAGGGTGCTTGAATTTATGATAGATCTGCTCTGCTAGGCTATTAAATCGTATGGTCTAATTGTCTCCGAATGAGAGGTTAAAATTAATGTGTATTAACGTAAGATGTAATGTAATTGGGTATGTAAAGCGTAAAACTAGCCTGTCTTGAAAGTTGAAAAGTGATTCAAACTTTCTTTAATGAGGTAGCTGGCTGAGACTTTAAACTATTTATATGGCTTTACGAAATAAGCAACATTTCCAACAGTGAGCTTCTTAATCATACATAATTAGTATTATAGTAACATACAGCTGATttgttattatcattatcataaCAGTCAATGGTTATTATTAATGTAGGAAGTTTCAGGTTTCAGTTcagtttcagttcagttcagtggCAAGCGATGACGTCTTCAGTGCATTACAGTAAGACGGAAACTATACTTTTCTTTCGTTGAGGACtaaagtctggcaatgcgagactacttggACCAAAGATGAGTGTTTATGGGAAGGATGAGGAGGGCAGAGCAGAGTCTCCAGTAtccagctgtctgtctctgaagAGTGACCAGTCCAAAGATATTCCTCTTGCCTTCAGTAATGAACTATTCGACACAAGGTAAGAGTTTTCCTTAATcttaactttttttgtcatgccCCCCTTTGGAAGAAAAATGTTTCATGCCCCACCCACCTGCAAaccatttcttttaaataaacaattctTGAtattaaggatttttttttataataatacattatgtAACACAACACGAGCAAGAGATACTGTCTGGTGTTACCAATTTCATTTAGTCTAACTGGCTGGTGACAGCAGTTATGGATGTAACTCTGGTAAGTCAGGACACAGAGGATGCTTAGGTCAGTGGAAGGTAAGTAAACACGCAAcaagtttgtgttttttgaaaacaatAACATGTATGGATATGTGAATCAACATCACAAAATACACTAAATCTGCTCTAATTAGAACACTAATGTATGCATCAAGTTAATCTCAAATGTAGCCAAATGGGTGATCATCTACAAAAGCATCCTGTGGTGAAACACACTGATTTCAATGTCTAATGTGAGCTTGTGTTACTGACTTTTCTGTTAGACCAGAGTCTCCAGTATCCAGCTGTCTGCCTCTGAAGAGTGACCAGTCCATAGACATTCCTCTTGCCTTCACTAATGAACTTGGACTATTGGACACAAAGTAAGAGTTTTCCttattctttacttttttttgtcatgccccctttggaagaaaaaaattcTTCATGTCCCACTCACCTGCAAACCATTTCTTTTACataaacaattattattatttttataataaaagtTAAGCAAACTGAATGttagtttttataaaaaaaaaacaaggaatgCAATATAAACTAGCTGTTGGAGAACCATCAGGGGATTGGAAAGGCAGGAAAGAGGGTTTATGCAGGGCTGATGAGGGAAAGTGGAAATGGGCCAATTCAGCACCGACAAAACATAGCAAAACGTTTATTTAAACAGAAACAGTGATTGAACACCCTGTTGTGTTGCAAGCGCACTGCCATTTTAATACAGCAGGCTTTATACACGTCACTGCTGATTGGGTAACTGACACACCTACACAATAAGAGAAAACAATACCTTGAAGCCTGTTGCAAATCCTTTTACAACTGTCACCACCTGATCAGTACTGGGACCCAATTTGTTCAGGTCAtatcccctgaccaatgggCTATGCTCCTGAGTCCTTACCCTAACCATTCAAGGTCAATGCCCAACCTCATCCATCTACACATGTCATGTATAGAACAAATCAGATTTCCAGTATGGATTGTGCCCCAGGTGAGCAGAGGAATGAGAGTCAGATGATTGTTTAAATGCAAGAACATTTCACATATTTGTTATTGAACATTTGATGTATTTTCATGGTAGTAAATAACTACTAAGGAAATCAATTTGCTGGTATTTTCCTGACCTTGAAATATGCGTTGCCAAACTTGCCAATATTTGTTGGACATTTTTGTGCCCAATGCGGAGTGTATGGCTTAAAGATGGGACGAGAGGAGTATTGACATAGAATCTCAATGCAGATGAGGCAGTGAAATGTTTCATTAACAATAGTGGTGAACACACTTGCCCAAAGATTATACTGTAATTGTTTTCATTATCTTGATAGTTACCTAgataacacacattttaaaaataatgaaaacattACACAGAAGAACTATATAtctagagtgcggatcgggccacatttttctgtgtgagccaggcccgcgtccgacagagcagtaaccgagcccggcccgagcccgacaggcattaagatatttatgtccgaaactgacccgagcccgacacagttaaaatcaaattttattctcatactaatgacacatgtacgtttgtaggaaggcatttgtaaatgtcaacagatgagcgcatcagcgcacacggggcaacaagcgcacgttttaaatttaaagtgttcaatgccttatcgctttgatgtgaccgagcccaacCCAAACCCAAATATAATTTCTAAATTCCGTCCGGGTAGTGCTGGGACCGCCGGGTCCCGACGGGCTCGGTtcaggtatccatcctctaatatataaaaaatgcaaCCTCCCATTTGTTGTTACTTTTTATGGCTCTTCTGACAAAAAAATCTTTCTCAAGTTTTAAGTTGTTCAGTGTACACCTGCAAAGTTCTTAGTCAACAACTGACTAAGAACTGTTGTGTTCAGGCATGCAAGGCACTCTTGACAAGTGTCTAGTAGGACCAACTGTAACACACAGCAGCATGATTTAAATTCCATTGGTGATACATGCTCATACAGGCTGGCCATAGGTCCATAGGTCTGTGGACATTTTTTAGTTGGTtgttaaagtgactatatgtaactttttacaCGTTTgtgaaactgtgtaatgttccaTCCGATGATCATAAATGgtctgtaacagcaaacgagactaacagcaCATTTTCAGCAGTGGTGCTGAAAACTGGAATTTTCCCTAATTTTTGACGCACTTATGTTGCATCATACTGTAGATGGCCCTAAGCAGGGAAAACCCTGTTGTGAATGCAATATTTCATCATTGTCTTTTTAAGGATTTTCAATAACAATCTCAATTTGAGCTAAACATTAACACATCACTAATTTTGAAAGCACAAATGCCTTcatcttcacagggacaggaaaAGGGCGAGTGGTGTTATCGAGGAGCAGCTGGCATGCTGTGCTTTGTGCCAGGACGTCCTCAGGGATCCACGGTCTACCACCTGTAGACACTACTTCTGCAGGGAATGCACTGTGCCATACCTGGAACAATGTGAATCAACAGGAAACCCCCCCTGTCCCCAATGTGGAAAAAGATTCAGAAGAAGTTCGGAACTTCAGACACCCAGTCAAAGCAGCACTGAACCAAGTAAGTATCTAGTGTTTCTaaagcagagttttttttcccagagaGTTTGGTTGATACAATTACCATCACCgtaaaaaaatatcaaaggGAACAGAAGCGATAAATGATCATTAGATTATTAATGAGGTAACAGACAAACCCGTgttcagattcagattaattTATTTGTCATAGTTCCTTGTGTACTTACATAcatgatgaaaatgaaaagacCACTTCTCCACCAGCCACTTGCAGTGCAACAGGAGAAGACAACAATCATACATACGTACATAAGAATACATAGactaaaatatgaaaaacatttaaaaacagttaaaaaagttGACGGTACAGTGTGTTAAAGTGCTGTAGTATGTAGTTAGCAGCACAGtgcgttaaaggtcccatggcatgaaaacttcactttatgagtttttttaacattaatatgagttcccccagcctgcctatggtcccccagtggctagaaatggcgatagctgtaaaccgagccctgggtatcctgttctgcctttgagaaaatgaaagctcagatgggccgatctggaatcgtGCTCCTTATGAGcgcataaggagcaaggttacctcccctttctctgctatgcccgcccagagaatttggcccacccatgagagagagacatcatggctttcaaacgagcaaagtggcagttggtgcAGGCAGTGGGATGCAGACCATTTACAATCCTAACTGCCTGTGGAAAAAAGCTATTTAGCATCCTGCTGGATCTGGTGCTGATGCTCCTGTACCAGCTTTCCTGATGGCAGGATGGAGAACAGGCTGTGGGAATGGTGATGAGGGTCCCGTATCATGCTGATGGCTTTGCGAGCACAGCGTTGATAAAACAGCTCCAGCAGGAAGGGAAGGGAGGCACCAATAACTTACCTGGCCGTCTTCACAATCCTGTGCAACTGTTGTCTCTCGTATTCCTTGCAGTTGCCGAACCAGGAAGTGAGGCCGTAAATTAGGACAGATTCAGTGGTGCCCTTGTAGAAGGTGGCGAGGTGTAGGGTGGGGAGACCTGCCTTTCTGAGTTTTCGGTTTGGCGTAGGAGCTGCTACTGGGCTTACTTGATGATGGCTAAAGTGTTGATGGTGGCGGTCAGGTCGTCTGCTAAGTGAACCCCCAGGAACTTTAGTGTTTACCTCCTCCACATTGGCACCACCAATGGTCAGCGGCATGTGATAGGACTAGCCAGCCCTCCTCCTAAAGTCAATCAccatctcttttgttttttctacATTGAGGAAAAGACCAGAAAGTTAAATGCCCCACCTCCTTCCTGTATGCAGTGTTAAACTAACCAGTTAATATGTAGCAATTAGTGTTGACTTTAATCTCAAAGTTAAGACCAAACTGACTGCTGATTGTTTTTAGGAGATGCTATATATTTCTTTAAccttatttgttcttttattgtGTATCTTTCAGTTACTGGCAGTCGGCAGGAGGGTTTAGACAAGCATAAGATTCGTCACAGAAGAAGATCTGAATTTGCAATAGAGGGAACTGCTAAAGCAGGATCTCAAACCCGCCTAACTAGGATCTACACTGAGCTGTATATCATTGAAGGACAGTGCGAAGGAGTTAATATCCAACATGAAGTGTGGCAACTTGAGACAGTATCCAAAATGGAGACCCTTAATGACACTCCAATCAAATGTCACAACATCTTTAAGGTCTTACCTGGCCAAAAGAGATTAATCAGAGTAGTTCTGACAAATGGCATTGCTGGCATCGGAAAAACCTTCTTAGTGCAGAAGTTTATTCTTGACTGGGCAGAGGGCCTGGAAAATCAAGATGTCAGCTTTGTGTTTCCGCTTTCGTTCCGGGAGCTGAACTTGATCAAAGAGAAGCAGTACAGTCTTCTCAGGCTGCTACATGATTTTGATCCAACACTACACATGGTCACAGCAGAAAGTCTTGCTCTTTGTAAAGTTTTGTTCATCTTTGACGGCCTGGACGAGAGCAGACTTTTGTTGGATTTCCAGAACACTGAGGTTGTGTCCGAAGTCACACAGACATCATCAGTCAACTTGCtgttgacaaacctcatcaAGGGGAATCTGCTTCCCTCGGCTGTCCTTTGGATAACTTCcagacctgcagcagccaatcagatccctccttCATATGTTGATAGGATAACAGAAGTACGAGGATTCACTGACActcagaaggaggagtacttcaggagaAGATTCAATGATGATTCAATGTCCGGCAGAATCTTCTCACACATCAAGGCATCCAGGAGCCTCTACATTATGTGTCACATCCCAGTTTTCTGTTGGATCACTGCGACAGTTCTGGAGCACATGTTGATTACAGACAAAAAAGAGCTTCCCAAGTCTCTGACTGAGATGTACTCACACTTTCTGCTGGTCCAGTCCAAGAGAAATACACAGAAGTACGATAAAGGAGATGAGATGACCCAACAGGAGCTGAAGCAGACAGATGGGGAAGTCCTTCGGAAGTTGGGGAGACTTGCGTTCGAACATCTGGAAAAAGGGAACATCATCTTCTACCAAGATGACCTGGAGAGATGTGGTCTTGATGTCGAAGAAGCCTTAGTTTTCTCAGGACTGTGCACAGAGATCTTCAAAAGAGAGCGTGTGCTTTTTCAGAAAACTATTTACTGCTTTGTTCATTTAAGTATTCAGGAATTTCTCGCTGCTGTCTACATGGTCGACTGTTATCTGAACAAGAACATCGAAGTTCTGGCGACTTTCTTGGGAGAAGACTGGGAAAGAAAAAGCAGTGACCTAGGTCTGGATAACTTCCTCAGTCGAGTTGTGGAGAAATCCCTTCACAGTGTAAATGGCCACCTGGACCTCTTTGTTCGCTTCCTTCATGGCCTGTTATTGGAGTCCAACCGTGGTCTCTTAGGAAGTCTGCTGGGCTGGACAGCGAGCAGTCCAGAAAGCATCCAGAGTGCAATAAACAACCTGAAGAAGATGAATGCTTATGATATCTCGCCTGACCGAAGTATTAATGTCTTCCACTGTTTGATGGAGATGAATGACCACTCGGTGCACCAGGAGATCCAAGAGTTCCTGCAGTCAGGCAACAGATCCGATAAGAAACTCACCAAGACCCAATGCTC
This window contains:
- the LOC114558824 gene encoding NACHT, LRR and PYD domains-containing protein 12 isoform X2, producing the protein MSVYGKDEEGRAESPVSSCLSLKSDQSKDIPLAFSNELFDTRPESPVSSCLPLKSDQSIDIPLAFTNELGLLDTKDRKRASGVIEEQLACCALCQDVLRDPRSTTCRHYFCRECTVPYLEQCESTGNPPCPQCGKRFRRSSELQTPSQSSTEPITGSRQEGLDKHKIRHRRRSEFAIEGTAKAGSQTRLTRIYTELYIIEGQCEGVNIQHEVWQLETVSKMETLNDTPIKCHNIFKVLPGQKRLIRVVLTNGIAGIGKTFLVQKFILDWAEGLENQDVSFVFPLSFRELNLIKEKQYSLLRLLHDFDPTLHMVTAESLALCKVLFIFDGLDESRLLLDFQNTEVVSEVTQTSSVNLLLTNLIKGNLLPSAVLWITSRPAAANQIPPSYVDRITEVRGFTDTQKEEYFRRRFNDDSMSGRIFSHIKASRSLYIMCHIPVFCWITATVLEHMLITDKKELPKSLTEMYSHFLLVQSKRNTQKYDKGDEMTQQELKQTDGEVLRKLGRLAFEHLEKGNIIFYQDDLERCGLDVEEALVFSGLCTEIFKRERVLFQKTIYCFVHLSIQEFLAAVYMVDCYLNKNIEVLATFLGEDWERKSSDLGLDNFLSRVVEKSLHSVNGHLDLFVRFLHGLLLESNRGLLGSLLGWTASSPESIQSAINNLKKMNAYDISPDRSINVFHCLMEMNDHSVHQEIQEFLQSGNRSDKKLTKTQCSALAYMLQMSEDVLEVLDLKNYNATGDGRRRLLPAVRNCRDARLSGCGLSEWHCEVLSSALMSNTSHLRELDLSENDYLLDSGVKQLSVGLGSPNCRLKILRLKNCSLSEGCCDSLASALKSTSSNLRELDLSNNNYLKDSGVKLLSTGLESPHCRLETLRLSETCCAHLSSAMKVNPSHISELDLSQNKVKDLGVTLLSSALKSPQCRLKCLRLDRCGLTENCCTSLASTFKSNPSSLRELELSNNDLQDSGVKLLCAGLESPHCGLEALRLRSCWLSESSCASLASTLMSNPSSLRELDLSENDLQDSGVKLLTAGLESPHCRLETLMLKRCQVTDEGCPSLVSALKSNPSYLRQLDLSKNKLQESGVKLLSDVLESPHCRLETLRMEEME
- the LOC114558824 gene encoding NACHT, LRR and PYD domains-containing protein 12 isoform X1; its protein translation is MSVYGKDEEGRAESPVSSCLSLKSDQSKDIPLAFSNELFDTRPESPVSSCLPLKSDQSIDIPLAFTNELGLLDTKDRKRASGVIEEQLACCALCQDVLRDPRSTTCRHYFCRECTVPYLEQCESTGNPPCPQCGKRFRRSSELQTPSQSSTEPITGSRQEGLDKHKIRHRRRSEFAIEGTAKAGSQTRLTRIYTELYIIEGQCEGVNIQHEVWQLETVSKMETLNDTPIKCHNIFKVLPGQKRLIRVVLTNGIAGIGKTFLVQKFILDWAEGLENQDVSFVFPLSFRELNLIKEKQYSLLRLLHDFDPTLHMVTAESLALCKVLFIFDGLDESRLLLDFQNTEVVSEVTQTSSVNLLLTNLIKGNLLPSAVLWITSRPAAANQIPPSYVDRITEVRGFTDTQKEEYFRRRFNDDSMSGRIFSHIKASRSLYIMCHIPVFCWITATVLEHMLITDKKELPKSLTEMYSHFLLVQSKRNTQKYDKGDEMTQQELKQTDGEVLRKLGRLAFEHLEKGNIIFYQDDLERCGLDVEEALVFSGLCTEIFKRERVLFQKTIYCFVHLSIQEFLAAVYMVDCYLNKNIEVLATFLGEDWERKSSDLGLDNFLSRVVEKSLHSVNGHLDLFVRFLHGLLLESNRGLLGSLLGWTASSPESIQSAINNLKKMNAYDISPDRSINVFHCLMEMNDHSVHQEIQEFLQSGNRSDKKLTKTQCSALAYMLQMSEDVLEVLDLKNYNATGDGRRRLLPAVRNCRDARLSGCGLSEWHCEVLSSALMSNTSHLRELDLSENDYLLDSGVKQLSVGLGSPNCRLKILRLKNCSLSEGCCDSLASALKSTSSNLRELDLSNNNYLKDSGVKLLSTGLESPHCRLETLRLRCCRLSETCCAHLSSAMKVNPSHISELDLSQNKVKDLGVTLLSSALKSPQCRLKCLRLDRCGLTENCCTSLASTFKSNPSSLRELELSNNDLQDSGVKLLCAGLESPHCGLEALRLRSCWLSESSCASLASTLMSNPSSLRELDLSENDLQDSGVKLLTAGLESPHCRLETLMLKRCQVTDEGCPSLVSALKSNPSYLRQLDLSKNKLQESGVKLLSDVLESPHCRLETLRMEEME
- the LOC114558824 gene encoding NACHT, LRR and PYD domains-containing protein 12 isoform X3, which codes for MSVYGKDEEGRAESPVSSCLSLKSDQSKDIPLAFSNELFDTRPESPVSSCLPLKSDQSIDIPLAFTNELGLLDTKDRKRASGVIEEQLACCALCQDVLRDPRSTTCRHYFCRECTVPYLEQCESTGNPPCPQCGKRFRRSSELQTPSQSSTEPITGSRQEGLDKHKIRHRRRSEFAIEGTAKAGSQTRLTRIYTELYIIEGQCEGVNIQHEVWQLETVSKMETLNDTPIKCHNIFKVLPGQKRLIRVVLTNGIAGIGKTFLVQKFILDWAEGLENQDVSFVFPLSFRELNLIKEKQYSLLRLLHDFDPTLHMVTAESLALCKVLFIFDGLDESRLLLDFQNTEVVSEVTQTSSVNLLLTNLIKGNLLPSAVLWITSRPAAANQIPPSYVDRITEVRGFTDTQKEEYFRRRFNDDSMSGRIFSHIKASRSLYIMCHIPVFCWITATVLEHMLITDKKELPKSLTEMYSHFLLVQSKRNTQKYDKGDEMTQQELKQTDGEVLRKLGRLAFEHLEKGNIIFYQDDLERCGLDVEEALVFSGLCTEIFKRERVLFQKTIYCFVHLSIQEFLAAVYMVDCYLNKNIEVLATFLGEDWERKSSDLGLDNFLSRVVEKSLHSVNGHLDLFVRFLHGLLLESNRGLLGSLLGWTASSPESIQSAINNLKKMNAYDISPDRSINVFHCLMEMNDHSVHQEIQEFLQSGNRSDKKLTKTQCSALAYMLQMSEDVLEVLDLKNYNATGDGRRRLLPAVRNCRDARLSGCGLSEWHCEVLSSALMSNTSHLRELDLSENDYLLDSGVKQLSVGLGSPNCRLKILRLKNCSLSEGCCDSLASALKSTSSNLRELDLSNNNYLKDSGVKLLSTGLESPHCRLETLSYEGQPLPYQRARPESKQGEGFRSNSAVFCTQESSM